In the Microplitis mediator isolate UGA2020A chromosome 5, iyMicMedi2.1, whole genome shotgun sequence genome, aaaaccgaaatttcatcagatgtcgacgtttggaggtcctaggaagctattctgactcgAAACGGCTGATCcgatcgatttcaaattttaatcagctctagaatttatgaaaacgcgccgattgctacctcaaacgttaaaatcagttaattagtttagaagatatcggcactgaaaagttaaaaaattaacataaaatgtaatttttttcggatacatcaaaatataatgtactaaaatgtgtctgaaatcatacaaATTCTTCCTCTGTATAGTCTTTCGATTATCAtataatgtcatataacttgttctttagtttaaaacatattaccaataaaaaattgaaaaaacacagtttctaatatttttctcgtatatttcatatattattgctgtgatctaagtcaaaactcactcaaatcttgattttgatcactgacattgatttctgcctcaatacatttatttcatagTACATAATCGGGAATAACAATTCAaaaaccgcttcttcattaatgattttcgattcttaacttttcaaactttaacataatacgtaacttgttagaacttgaaaagcttataaaaaaataatttcatgtaaaagcatttttgagctcgaagatcAGACATAAATAGGCATGAGTATTCAGGCCTGATTAGACATGGAAAATAAGCATGCCTGACCAGGgatgttcaggtctgatcaggtatgtttatgtctgttcatgcccatccgggtaaaaaaattatagataaaaaatggccctatataattatatataattatgtacaattatatacaattatatataattatttcaataaaaataaaaataaaaaatctgggcgtgtGCAGGATTTGAATCGTGCACCTCGTGCTGGAAAGTTTTTCCCGCTACCCGTTGACCTAAGAGATTGACTTGAAAAGTAAGTTTCTTATGAATttgaagtaataaaaattttatacgtgatggattcttggtcaacaaaattttatatctaatttattaattattgatttatagttatatatagATTATAGTTATAGCGCGCTGATGATCGAGACCTGTTGCTTGCTCAGGATGCTGTACACTTGATCCTTGATTATTGTTGGTGTAGACTGCCAGTATGCTGAAAAAAAAGGTTCGAAAACTAGTTTCGAAATTTCTCGATTTTCCATTTTCCTGTGAGCGTGAGAAAGTCCTGTaaacttatttataataaaaaatgatatgtataaaaaaagaaatgaaatttgGCGACCGAATGTTCTGGCGactgaacatatataatcatatatgataagacaaaatcttttttcatcgggtgattagaaataaaataattacttgtgaTTAATTGGTATGTTAAAGTTTTCGCTGTCAGAATCATCATTAcccaaatatatttttcaaaactttaatTCTTATTAAACAACCAAGAAATACCGTCAGAATTTGCTTTTGATTTTGTATTATCATTCCTGCATAACATGCGCCCGGCAAACTTCACAAAATTACAGCTGACAACAGAGCTACTTGACTGCATGAAGATCAGTCTATGCATGCGCAACTTCCTCCTCGACTGTATAGAGCTCATTACAGCCCACTTGACACTAGCGCGTAAGCGCATCATTTACCGATTGAGTTTCGTCTGCACGTAAAAATCCGCATACGTCCGCCGGGcatgaaatagtatattgtgtcacaagggatgaaacaagacgatttcagactagggtgACGTTGGCTGCCCGAGCCGCAGGCGAATCTCTGTTTTATGgtaaaagaaaagttttgaCCAAATTTCGTCCAAATTGAAAGGGGTGGATTCCAACTACTGGTCAATTCGACATGGAATGACCCAGTATCATTAACATCTCTCCGTGTATCATCGCATATTTTAcaaattctattatttaaatttttaaagtgtcCAATAGTGGCGCTATAGTGGTCAAAAACAGTACCTCTACCCTCCATACatgtttcaaaaaatcactttaaccGTAGTACTTTTCTAGACATAGCTATTTTAATTTGCGTTATATGTGGCTAGTAGATTACAGTTTAGCAATGCTACGACACCTTAACATTTCAAATAAGAATGATTTCGTGCATACTTACGATAACATGGAACGATgtttattaactaattctatcatatgtTGAACACCATCATTATCGTTATCGCTATCCTTATTGTTAATATCAATATGTTGATTCATATTTCTAAAATCATCAGCTAATACCTATGAATCGAATCAATCGATTATTAGTTAATTGGCAATCGTTATcactataatttatataccaAAAAGTTAATTGAAGTGTGAGTCATAAGGTGAATGAAAAAAGTATCACATATTGTTATGCAACAAATACCAAAGTAATTAAGACATTGCTCATACAGTAACACTAAAAGGTATCGATTCATCGTCTGATACGTAAATGGGTATGTAAGTGGCCACATAACTGAAAAATCCATTGTACTATTTGATTGAAGGACTAATGTTTTCAAATAGTGAGTAAATAGTaacctgtaaaaaaaaatttaatagtttattatGCACTGAGACAGTAAAGTCGGATCTTGCGACCCTGCAATATTATCACCCGATTCGAAAGTTAAAAACGCTCAATAGACTTACAAATATGGACGTAGAGCATAAGATAAACCGATACCTATCATAGAAGTCATATAACAATACCGTACTTTTTTCGAAGTATTAATGAGCATATGAATTTCATTTTGTAAATGGACTTTTGTCCTGACATAAATCCATCGAGTATgaaattcttttaaaatttcaaataactcACGTCGATGAAACCATAATGTTGAACCCTTTAAATTgaagattaaaattaatttaaatttaaataaaattttttatgcacatctcaataaataattaaaataaaagaaaaagtatGAACATCATTGTTTatcaatttatcattaattaatattccgtagtatcttttaaaaaattcggaaCGATCGTCGTAGCCCATTATCCAAAAAAAGCCCGCTGTCACTAATCAGCATTCGGAAACGGACTTAAACGGaagttgtaaatattataataaatgtttttacaTACCTTTAGGATACTCATCCCAACACCAAATGCCAGCGGGGTAAAACTAGtaataaaatctaaatcaatattttcaacaaTATACAATGTGTATACAGCGAAACATATGAATAAACTCTGTGAAATGACCCCAACAATATATAATGTAGTTtgcaataaatttgatttacgATATTCACCACCAAATGCATCACGAAGTGATACACCTActgtatttaaaattgttatatCTATATTCCATAGTTCTTCACATGATGTTGTAGTGAGGTTATCACGTTTTTTATCTCTGTTAAACATTTCTTCAAAATGTGAGTCTTCGCTTAAACACTTTAACATTTGTCATTCGATAACAATAGATATGGGGGAATGGACGGATAATATTAGCAAAGTTTGTAGTTTGGTTCCCTTGGAAACTAATTTccgaaaattcaatttaattataaaattgtcatataaaatttcaaatacataAGAAAATGACATCTTCTAAGGGGTGCAACAATGAAAAGCTATTTTCTGTTGATAATGacgtattaatttttcataaatgttGTCGTCACAATGTCTAGGGCTTACGGCTGCGCGGGTCCGAGTAGGTGGTAAACAGGAGTACGAAGTCAACTACCGAAGAATAAAC is a window encoding:
- the LOC130667680 gene encoding odorant receptor 22c-like codes for the protein MLKCLSEDSHFEEMFNRDKKRDNLTTTSCEELWNIDITILNTVGVSLRDAFGGEYRKSNLLQTTLYIVGVISQSLFICFAVYTLYIVENIDLDFITSFTPLAFGVGMSILKGSTLWFHRRELFEILKEFHTRWIYVRTKVHLQNEIHMLINTSKKVRYCYMTSMIGIGLSYALRPYLLLFTHYLKTLVLQSNSTMDFSVMWPLTYPFTYQTMNRYLLVLLYEQCLNYFGICCITICDTFFIHLMTHTSINFLVLADDFRNMNQHIDINNKDSDNDNDGVQHMIELVNKHRSMLSICQKIVSSYNLVVFFTMVLNGLDICLCILSLDKQISERLWELLAKNLVHATGVCVQIILYCNFANTATEMTARIQQSIYELEWTSCNSKFKKMLMLMMTYTSKKYTFSAYGIITLDREQLTKIFQTTMSYFTLLRSFT